Genomic DNA from Salvia miltiorrhiza cultivar Shanhuang (shh) chromosome 1, IMPLAD_Smil_shh, whole genome shotgun sequence:
GGGCAAAGACTTCAGCTCGAGCTTGGGTGCCTTTTGGATTGATGGAACAAGTCGGTCTTCTTCCTTCAGGGTGGGGATTTTCAGTGCCTCCGTGTGGTTGACCTCTTCGCTCCACGCATTAAGTACTTTCACCGCCTCTTGCAAATGTTCCTATTGCAAGTCCTCCTCGGTTATGCCATTCTGGATTATAATGTCATATGGCTCCTTGAATGCTGTTCTGGGCAAAACCTCCTCAACAACCTTCTCGATCATGTCGACACTTTTCACCATCTCTGTATCGGCTGGATGTTTCATGGCATTGTATATGTCGAAGGTCACCGTTTCTCCATCAAACTGACATGTTAGCttgcccgtatcacaatcaATGCGAGTCCTGGCAGTCTTTAGAAACGGTCTGCCCAAAAGTATTACCGGATCTTGTGCTTTTGACTTCCCCATGTCGAGAATGTAAAAATCCGCTGGAAATATGAGTTCCTCTACTTTGACCAAAACGTCTTCCAATATCCCCTCTGGGTAGACATTTGATCGATCTGCCAGTTGGATCACCACTCGGGTAGGCTTTAGCGGTCCTATCTCCAGGTCCTGGTACATGGATAAGGGCATAACATTGATGGATGCCCTTAAGTCGAGCATTGCCTTTTCCACCTTCATGGTTCCTATTACACATGGAATGTAGAACATGCCGGGATCTCCACATTTTATGGGCATATCTCGTTGTAAGATTGCGGACACGGATTCGCCCACTTGAAATTTCGCATCATCCGTGTATTTGACCTTCCGAGTGCAGAGTtctttgagaaattttgcaCATCTGGGCATAGAGCGTAGCGCGACCAAAAGGGGTATATTGACCTCTACCTTCTTGAAGATTTTAACCAGCTCGGTTAATTCTCCCTTCTCTTGTTACTTGGCCATTTTGTCTGGGAAGGGGAGTCTGGGCTCAGTCTGGCTTGATTTCTCTTTACCCTTCCCTGTCGCCTTTCGCTTTGCCTCTCTCTCTTGGGCAAATTCTTCCTCATCTGCTGATCCCATTCCGACTTGCTCGTTGATCTCCggcttttctttatttttctcctTATCAACCTCGGGTAACTCCTTTCCTCCTCTGAGTGTCATGGCATTCACCTTCTTCACCTCCACTTGGGATGAGAGTGTCCCTTGTTTTCTTTCAAGTCTGGCGActgcttgggcaagatgtgatagttgggagttcacattctgcattcctcctCTCGTCTCCATTATGAACTTTTCGGTCTCTTGCTGGAATTTCATTTGTTGTTGGGCCATTTGATGCACGAACTCTGATAGGGAGGATCCTCTTccctgttgaggttgttgtgagtATTGTGGTGGAATACTCGTCTGCCCTTGGTTTTGCCCCAAAAAGTTGTTGTTGCCGTACCTAAGATTCTCATGTTGCCTCCATCCTTGATTGTTGTACTGCTGCCTGTAGGGCTCAAAAGGTTTCTGGTTCTGCCCTCCGTTGTTTCCTCCTGGCTGTTGCCCAATAGCATTAAGCTCTTCATCTTcgaaaagttgtggacattcatcggttgcatgtgaatttgccatgcaaagctggCATGCCTTCACAGGCTTCCGAATGTTGGGAATCCCTTGATTGGGTGTTCCTTGGTTCGTCATAAATTTCTTGAACATGTTGCAAAGCTTGTCCAACTTTTTGTCTTGGGCAGAAGGAGCCAGCACCGGAGTAGTTCTGACTATAGTCCCTTTCTCATCTCTCGATTCCTCTGCCATGTCGGCTATGAGCTTGAAAGCTTCCACTGTAGATTTGTTTAAGATCGATCCTCCACACGCAACGTGTAACCATTGTCTATCTTGTCTTCGGAGTCCTCCCACGAAATACCGAATAAGATCATGATCCGGTATttggtgttgtgggcatttggccaaCATCTGTTTGAACCTTCCCCAGTATTCATAGAGGATTTCTCCCGTCCCCATTTTGATGTTACTTATTCGAGTCCTCAAATTCTGGATTTGGGCGGCTGGGAAGTATCGCTCTAAAAACTTGCTCTGCAGCTCTTGCCAGGTCCGAATGCTTCCTTCGGGCAAATCGtacaaccactccctcgctccTTCTAATAGAGAGAACGGAAAAGTGAGGAGTCGGATGTACTAGCCAAGGGCTGGACTTGCGGTGCGCACTATTCCACACGCCATCTCAAAGTCTTGTAAATGCCTTTGAGGGTCTtctccgggcatatcactgtactTGGGCAAAATTTGGATTAGTATATGCTTCAATtcccaatttccagtgatctcGGGTAACACTATTGCTGACGGTCTGAGATTCAGATTGCTTGGGAACATCATATCACGAAGGGTCCAGTTGTTGTTGTCATTCTGTCCTTCCGGATTttctgccatctctctctctgcttctaaCTGTCTCTCCCTTGCCTGTGCCTCTTGTTCTGCCCTGCGTCTGTTAGCGTTGTTCAGTCGGACAAGTCGCTCAATCTCCTCGTTGAACAAAAGGTCTTCGTTCCCTGCACTCCTAGTACGACTCATACACAAACGTgaaggcaaaactcacacaaaaattacaaaagaaattactagcgctctcagttccccggcaacggcgccaatttgacggagctgtcgtttgagcttcgtgcaaataaataatcttgtgcccacaactagactagctagtggtaagtccagagtcgaatccacaaggaactgagcagtaacttctcctgcaagggtgtcactaaaaatgTTTTGTTTTCTGTAGTGTTCTAACCAAAACGTGGTTGtgggcagaacgggtatccaacctaaactgaaataacaaagtagataaatcaaataacaaaataattctgacttgggttcgaatcactaaacatgaattgacactcgatcattggtgcaaaaattaatcactatattcgcataccagtggttataggcataagaattgttgtgcccctattgtcactcgtcacgcacacaacaaacctCTTgtccaatctatcctttcagtttatgatcccttagaagggtcagctaatggaaatcaactaccccagacaacatccacgctctctgcgatggcctatcgctagttgtgctttgcccagaatgctttaagaattaaatagacccacttgactcttacgccgatatttcacagcagtcacggctccaacaccagttgtactattttggaggtcgatggcaactcgccttatgcccaaattattacttgtggtcagaacttcctagttaactagtgatcaattaattaaccaagttgttacaacctttttggaatcaaacctagtgtatcgggaatatactcatatagttgttatgctcaaattagacctctcaagtttatttattcatgcttagatcatctttctcaaatcagaatataaacttagccaaccataacgtaaataacacaagcaaaagatgtaaagaaaaacataaatggaattgaaattacttaaataaaaatcaaagtacctacggccgaaagtgccgtgcaaaacataaaCAGAAAAGTACGAGGTTACGCCCACAACCTGGGCTAGCTTCAACTCTCAAACAATGCACAATAGAACGgaatttcagcacccttggcttgtgaagctcgtcgggtatttataggagtcattagggtACGAAGGTCCAGCCCATTAggtgcggccggatccatgcaagcatggagatgcttatcctttttcagacctaatcttcgtGAAGATAtgcttccttttggataaggcgttggtttggccttatcggtctcttttggatagctgtcgccttccgcctttctcggactcccacttgcaTTCCTTTCTCGCCCGTCTGTTGTGCCTCCGTCTTCTCTTGCCTTCCTTCCTtctcttgcctgccagctctcgtgcggtacttatgggcataaggggtGGTTTTGCTCCAAAATCCCTTTGCTTCTggcacatacctctttcacgagaggtgacagcactttcgacccctggagtgctcggaggattcttctgctcggctgattccgctgctcggaggatttctctggcaaagtcgacttcgctgctctggcactttgaatccgctgctcggatgattcctctggcaaatccgacttcgctgctctggcactttgattccgctggcagcttgatttctctggccctttgaatccgctggcggctttgattcctctggcattttgaatccgctggcggctttgattcctctggcccttTTGAATCCGGTGgcggctttgattcctctggcccttttgaatcctctggcactCCGCTTCTCTGGCATTTTGGCCTCTTCCCCATAAGCTGGTCCTGCCATTGAattacgccctcccaggcgaccaaacgacacaaacacaaggaaaaagactcgatctagacttaaaacaaacacaaaaacagagcacaaacctgggctcatgaATTGGGGACATGGTAAATACTGGCGTCCGAAAGGTCCATGCTTGAGTCATTATAGCGCATATTGCAAAGAAAATGCGTGAGGACGGTGAAATTGTGAAGCCGAGGACTATTATAGCCGACCTACAGAGGGAACATGGTGTGAAGATCAGTTACAGTGTGGCAATGCGAGCCCGTAATGGTGCAACCCAGGATCATTGACCGACTTGGAAATTGATTATAATGGTCGGTTCAAGCACCTTTTTGTGGCACTGGGTTCATGTAGAGTGGCATACACTATGTGCCTAAGGCCAATAATTGTGGTAGatggcacacacttgaagggtCGTAACAAAGGGATCTTGTTTGTTGCAGTGACGAAGGATGGTAACGAACAAGTCTTTCCCATGGCATTCGGCGTTGGGCCTATAGAGAATAATGAATCTTGGACGTGGTTTTTGTCTCGATTGAAGTTGGCTTATGGTCAGAATTCTGAAACTTTGATTGTTTCAGATGCACATGTCAGCATAGAGAATGCTATAAATGTTGTATATCCTGATGTTGCACATGGTTTGTGCTACTACCATCTGCTGAACAAGCTCACTCGGTTTGGCAAGGCAGCAGTTGCACTATATCAGAAAGTCGCTTATGCATATAGAGATAGTGAGTTTGATGCTGCGATGGCAAGTTTAAAAGCTCTTAAGGAAGAAGGTGGAGCTTATAGCAAATTGATGCAGGTTGGCCCAGAGAAATGGGCAAGATGTAAGTGCCCTGTTCGACGATATAGTTTTTTGACATCAAAAATATCGATGAATCGTTCAATTCTCGTTTGTTGTGGGCCAAACGGTTGCCTATATGCTCCATGGTGGAGGCAATCCGTCACATCATAGAGAAATGGTTCGATGAAAGACATGAAGCTACAAAGTCATTTTCTGGTGATGTTACACAGGAAGCACTACGCAAGCTAAGTGTTGAATTGGAGAGATCAAGGAGATACGAGGTCATTTCCATGTCACGTACTGCTTTCAAGGTTAAGAGTTCGAACAAAACATTCAAAGTTAATCTACAAACGCAGTCGTGCACTTGTGTGGAGTGGGATTTGAACATGCTACCTTGCTCGCATGCAGTTGCAGCAATAAGGTAGTAtacttgttttatttttcagtaagcataaaatttgaaatttattaatttcatgtttccACCAATTGTGATATTTAGGCATATAGGTGATGATATCTCCATGCATGTTGGAGATTATTATCAAGTTGCAAAACTACGTAAGGCGTATTCTTATCGAGTGAATTCTGTACCACCATTAGCGTCCTGGACGATTCCTGCAAATATTCAAGGTCTCGCCATAGATCCTCCTATAATCGGTAAACAATCTGGGCGTCCAAAGACCACGCGCCATCGGGGACCAAATGAGAAAACTACACAAAGCCGAAGAGCTGGACCAGATAATGCTCCTTCGACTAGCACAAGTCGTGCCCCAAGAACATGTAGCTTGTGTGGATCTGCATCGCACACTAGAGACATTTGTACTTATCTGGTGAGCAATGAGTGATATATAAGGTGGTGTATGTTATTTATGTATTTGGGCGAACTTATGCGTATTTAGTGAATTGTGCAATGCTTATTAAGATCCGCAATTGTTCTTATAATTTCAAGCTGTCATAGTGGGCATAGTTCTTATTTGCGCATAGCTCTAGATGCGCATAGTGCCTCATTTGCGCATAGTACCTCTCTTGCGCATAGGATTTGTTGCGCATAGTAACGATTTTGCGCATAGTTCCTTCGCGTAGCCTTAAAAGCTTTTGTTGCGCATAGTGTTACTATATGATGTGCATAGTATAGTTTGATGCGCATAGTTTCCATTTCCGCAGCATGCGCATAGTTTCATTTGATGCGCATAGTGCATTTGATGCGCATAGTGTTACTATATTATGCGCATAGTTTCATTTTGTGTCACTATTTATTTGGCCATAGCTCTTGTTGAATTTTCAACTCATAGTGACTATACTAGTGATTGACATTATATTCGTGCAGACTGCAAAATAATGTGTGACAAAAATATTGAAAGATGTAAGATTCCAAGATTTGTCCTATTTCTAAATGGACACATTCAATTAGAATATTTGCAACTCAAATTGGTCCGACCATGTGAGTGGCTATAAATACTCTTCACCTTCATGGGAATTACATATCCTTTGTGAAAAATAAAGTAAGTTTTCAATGTCATTATTTGCTCAACATTTTTTCTATGCGCAATTTTAATTTCAGTCGCACTACCATACTATGTGCATCAATTTTTTATGCTACTAACATAATTTTTCTTCTTTCGTTTCTAAAATTTAGAAATTCAAAGCATGGACAACAACAATGGTGTTTCAGGTGGATCGGAGCAGCGAGATCCAATGTACATGGATAGTGACAAACCATTTTTCGACTTCATAGCCACAAAATCTCAATTGGTTCACCCTTATCACGTGGTACAATATGGTTAATTTAATTGTTCGATTAATACTATGGGTATACTAttgtttttaataattatattttttttggataatataGTATGTTTCAAAACATATTTCATCACTCATTCCGCATGCTCCCCTGCCGGTGAAAATTACTAGAAATGGGGATACGTGGGACACTTCCTACACTATATCGGGATCGAATCATCGTATCAAGATGAAAGAATTCATTGAGGACAACAATTTCAAGGTAGGGACCCCTTGTGTTTTTGAGGTCGTCAAATTGAACGAGGAAATTATGCAACTACGAGCAATAATCCTATTCGACGAACCTAAACTTGTTGGCAGGAAATCTATTTCCAAGAAACCTAACGATGGAAGTTCGTCCTCTAATCCTTTCTTCATTGATTAGTGTATGAAGTttgttatgtaattttaatgtaTGTTGAATTTATGTATAAGTTGTAATTAATTGGCCCGACGGACAATTTTCTAGGCGCCCGCCTTatgattattaataataatcaaaGTTCGTTGtcaatttttaatgataaaaattTTGACCtatattaaccttatttaatgatAATTTTTAGAATAAATGTAGGAATATTAATAAAAggagaaaaataataatcaattttattgattattataATTTCGCGCATTCAGACTAACAATTTACTATCAATTTTATCTAATAATAAACAAATTACTATGTTCAATATCTAATTTCGCGCATTCCGACTAATTTAGGCTCATCTAATTATTGTTCTAAGGGGGCAATTGCAACTAATAATCATAGGTCTATATTAGGCGCATCTAATTGCAGTAGTGCGCAATCAGTAAGTCATGCACATTTGTCAATTCGCATCTAATTTAGCCGCATCTAAATTAACTCCTGTGCGCAATAATGCGACAATTCCCTACAATTTCCAATTTCATGAATAATAAGGCGCATTCAAACAACTTAAAATAACTCCCATGCGCAATAATGcaacaaattaaaatacaaatccAGTGCCTCAGTCTAGCAATCCAGTAGTTTACGTCTACACCACCTAGTCAAGAACACACATGCTAAAAGCACTTGCAGCGATTATCTCCCTATATTTTTTCACTCGGGTGTTGCCCCATGTAATACTAGGAGAACCGAAAATAGTGCGCTCGATCACCATACAAGCAAAAGGACCACATGAACTAGAATCCTTCTGACTAAACTGCTCATCCGGACCAGGGATATATAATACTAAGGGATGCGTCTTCCTTTCCCATCCATACACGTTCGACGTCCAATAGCCGTCATCTTCCAAAATTTTACCAAACAAGCTTAGCAATGACTGGATTTCGACTACTCGCTTTGCTTTGGTTGCTTCATCAAAACCATAAAATAGTGGATCGTGTAGCTCGGCTTCCCAAGGTCCCGGGCAAATTCTAACAACCACGTAATGTCCTTTGATCCAACATGGAACAATAatctatataaattatttataacaaATCAATATTAGACATAAAAAACATTATATACTTGCCACTTATTATCTACAATGCTCGTTATGGAAATAAAATATCTGAGTTACACTAAACCAATTTTGTGCCGTTGACGCTCCGTTATCTCCTTTGACCATGGTTAGGATGGATTTTGGAACTTCCCAATCATGAGGACTCGTATGAATCGGGAATCGCATGGTTCAACTTCGTACTAAAGAAGCAGCGACCCCAATATTGCTCACAAACTCGCTATACATAAACCAAAGTTCAATTGGTCAAAATAATTTGCTAATATATGCGAAATAAAATTACAACCGCACAATATGGAAGTGAGACTAAAGTACTTACATATAAATCAAAAGAGGCTATGACCGTGTTTTCAGATGTAACAAATGGACGAAGTGAGATAAAACGTAACAACTTCGATTGGCAGCTCaatatgaacaaatcaataaccTAGACAAATATGATATAGTTCATAAATTTGCATAAATACTTAACAATTAAAACAAAGGTTTAAAGCAACTTACATCCT
This window encodes:
- the LOC131014278 gene encoding uncharacterized protein LOC131014278; amino-acid sequence: MGTGEILYEYWGRFKQMLAKCPQHQIPDHDLIRYFVGGLRRQDRQWLHVACGGSILNKSTVEAFKLIADMAEESRDEKGTIVRTTPVLAPSAQDKKLDKLCNMFKKFMTNQGTPNQGIPNIRKPVKPGGNNGGQNQKPFEPYRQQYNNQGWRQHENLRYGNNNFLGQNQGQTSIPPQYSQQPQQGRGSSLSEFVHQMAQQQMKFQQETEKFIMETRGGMQNVNSQLSHLAQAVARLERKQGTLSSQVEVKKVNAMTLRGGKELPEVDKEKNKEKPEINEQVGMGSADEEEFAQEREAKRKATGKGKEKSSQTEPRLPFPDKMAK
- the LOC131014355 gene encoding uncharacterized protein LOC131014355; amino-acid sequence: MCLRPIIVVDGTHLKGRNKGILFVAVTKDGNEQVFPMAFGVGPIENNESWTWFLSRLKLAYGQNSETLIVSDAHVSIENAINVVYPDVAHGLCYYHLLNKLTRFGKAAVALYQKVAYAYRDSEFDAAMASLKALKEEGGAYSKLMQFFDIKNIDESFNSRLLWAKRLPICSMVEAIRHIIEKWFDERHEATKSFSGDVTQEALRKLSVELERSRRYEVISMSRTAFKVKSSNKTFKVNLQTQSCTCVEWDLNMLPCSHAVAAIRHIGDDISMHVGDYYQVAKLRKAYSYRVNSVPPLASWTIPANIQGLAIDPPIIGKQSGRPKTTRHRGPNEKTTQSRRAGPDNAPSTSTSRAPRTCSLCGSASHTRDICTYLVSNE